GCCGGCTATGCGCTCGGCGGCGGCTGCGAGCTCGCCATGATGTGCGATTTCATCATCGCAGCCGACAACGCGAAATTCGGCCAGCCGGAGATCACTCTCGGGGTCATGCCGGGGATGGGCGGCTCCCAGCGCCTCACCCGCTTCGTCGGCAAGTCGAAGGCGATGGAAATGTGCCTGACCGGTCGCATGATGGATGCCGCCGAAGCCGAGCGCTCCGGGCTCGTATCGCGCGTCGTTCCGCTGGGCGAACTGATCGAGGACGCACTGAAGACCGCCGCGAAGATCGCCGAATTCTCGCAGCCGGCGGTGATGATGAACAAGGAGGCGGTGAACCGCGCCTACGAGACGACGCTCTCGGAAGGGCTGCGGTTCGAACGGCGCGTGTTCCACGCCATGTTCGCGCTCGACGACCAGAAGGAAGGCATGGCCGCGTTCGTCGAGAAGCGGACGCCGAGCTTCCGCAACCGCTGACCACAGGTTGCGCTCAAAAAGCGGTGGCTTCCTCGTTGACGCCTTGCACAAGCTGAACTATAAGCCGCCCCAACCAAGGCGGCCCGTGCGGCTGCCTGATTGTTTTTGTGCCTACCGGCTTGCCGCCGCGGCGCTTCACGAGAGACAAAGAGAGGCACCATGGCCAATACACCCTCGGCCAAGAAAGCTACCCGCAAGATCGCGCGCCGCGCGGACATCAACAAGTCACGGCGCTCGCGCGTGCGCACCTTCGTCCGCAAGGTCGAAGAGGCGCTGGCGAGCGGCAACAAGGAAGCCGCCCAGGCCGCCTTCCTCGCCGCCCAGCCCGAGCTGATGCGCGCCGCCACCAAGGGCGTTCTTCACCGGAACACGGCTTCCCGGAAGGTCTCCCGCCTGGCGCAGCGCGTGAAGTCGCTCAGCGCCTAAGCGTCACAATTATTACCGAAATATTAAAAAGCCCGGCGCAGCGCGCCGGGCTTTTTGTTTGCCGACTTGCCGCCCGCGCCTGCTGACACCACCTCCTCTGAGCCACCCAACGTGTGCAGAGGACGCCGTCGAGGACGCGCTGGAGACCACGACGATAGGCACAAATTCCTTTGCCGGCGCTTGCCCCGACGTAAGCCCAGACAGCCTCCCAACGGTCGCGTTCCGGTTTTGGTCCACGCACATTTTACCGTTTGATTTCAAGCACTTACGAGAGGTTCTCCACAGGTTGTCAAAGGACGGCCGGGCCCCCGTCGGTGGTTGTCATGTCAAGCTATTTTTTTGACATTATTTCTTGCCTGAGCGGCTTCGGCGGCCGCCGCGCCAAGGGCCTTGAATCAACAGGCGTTTGTGACTTCACTTTACCTACAAGGTGCGAAGCAAGGCCATTTTGCCCGTCGGATTCGTTAAAAATAGATTAGTCGTGGACTTGCTCTCCCCTCCGATTTTTGTACTGTCAGATCACCAACGGGACGGCAGTTAGCCCCGGCACAAG
This portion of the Mesorhizobium shangrilense genome encodes:
- the rpsT gene encoding 30S ribosomal protein S20 translates to MANTPSAKKATRKIARRADINKSRRSRVRTFVRKVEEALASGNKEAAQAAFLAAQPELMRAATKGVLHRNTASRKVSRLAQRVKSLSA
- a CDS encoding enoyl-CoA hydratase; the encoded protein is MPYETILVETRGKVGLITLNRPKALNALNSQVLAEVIDAAKAFDANNAIGAIVLTGSEKAFAAGADIKEMQSKSYAEMYGDDFFAGWDELNRVRKPVIAAVAGYALGGGCELAMMCDFIIAADNAKFGQPEITLGVMPGMGGSQRLTRFVGKSKAMEMCLTGRMMDAAEAERSGLVSRVVPLGELIEDALKTAAKIAEFSQPAVMMNKEAVNRAYETTLSEGLRFERRVFHAMFALDDQKEGMAAFVEKRTPSFRNR